Proteins encoded in a region of the Paenibacillus pedocola genome:
- a CDS encoding peptidase U32 family protein, which yields MMNKPELLATAASLEEARALLNAGADALLIGDDRFGMRLAGHFSLEETAAVIELAHGMGRKVYAGLGGLMSNRLLDELPAYVKAIGELGIDGIEFGDPAVLAAVKSEAPGMRLHWNAEMTSTNYFTANYWGRKGASRVVLARELNMDEITEMVPLLEVEAQVQVHGMTNIYHSKRGLVASYMAHQGRPVEDGNLGKERGLFLIEAERRDEKFPIYEDINGTHIMSSDDICILEDLHILLAAGVHSLKIEGLLKPIAYNVAVVKAYRHAVDLYAADPQGYAFDEAWMDGIRALQDPERDLSFGFFYKEQVY from the coding sequence ATGATGAACAAACCGGAGCTGCTGGCCACAGCAGCATCCCTGGAAGAAGCGCGCGCGCTGCTGAATGCCGGTGCGGATGCGCTGCTGATCGGCGATGACCGTTTCGGCATGCGGCTGGCCGGCCATTTTTCGCTGGAAGAAACGGCAGCTGTTATAGAATTGGCCCATGGTATGGGCCGGAAAGTCTACGCCGGCCTGGGCGGACTCATGTCCAACCGGCTGCTGGATGAGCTTCCCGCCTATGTGAAAGCTATCGGTGAGCTTGGAATTGACGGGATCGAATTCGGCGATCCGGCAGTTCTGGCTGCTGTAAAGTCTGAGGCACCGGGCATGAGGCTGCACTGGAATGCCGAGATGACCTCAACGAATTACTTTACGGCCAATTATTGGGGCCGCAAAGGTGCTTCGCGGGTTGTTCTGGCCCGTGAGCTGAACATGGACGAAATTACCGAGATGGTGCCGCTGCTGGAGGTAGAAGCCCAGGTGCAGGTACATGGCATGACGAATATTTATCATTCCAAGCGCGGCCTCGTTGCAAGCTATATGGCCCACCAGGGCCGTCCGGTAGAGGATGGAAACCTCGGCAAGGAACGCGGTTTATTCCTGATTGAGGCAGAGCGCCGGGATGAGAAATTCCCGATTTATGAGGACATCAATGGTACACATATTATGAGCTCCGACGATATCTGTATCCTTGAGGATCTGCATATCCTGCTTGCGGCAGGAGTGCACAGCCTGAAGATTGAAGGGCTGCTGAAACCAATTGCCTATAACGTGGCAGTCGTGAAGGCCTACCGTCATGCCGTGGATCTCTATGCCGCGGACCCGCAGGGCTATGCTTTTGACGAGGCCTGGATGGATGGAATCCGTGCGCTGCAGGACCCTGAGCGTGACCTGTCGTTCGGCTTCTTCTACAAAGAGCAAGTCTATTAA
- a CDS encoding peptidase U32 family protein gives MGTMTKPQFKGKRYRLDKPELLAPAGNLEKLKFAVHYGADAVYIGGQKYGLRSGADNFSFEEMREGVEFAKKYGAKVFVATNIYAHNEDIAGIEEYLRNLYEAGIAAIIVADPAIVDTARRLVPGLEVHLSTQQSTLNWQAVSFWKEEGLPRVVLGRETSLEEIAEIKQHVDIEIESFIHGAMCSSYSGRCVLSNHFTDRDSNRGGCCQSCRWKYDLFQDDRPEGAWVSEEEQAEAATAAPQRLQPGITQLPLHQPQDNPFSMGSKDLCMLESIPDLIEAGIDSFKIEGRMKSIHYVATVVNAYRKAIDAYMADPEHYELKPEWLEELQKAANRPLNTGFFYDTPDHEDHIYEPEEKAAPYDFAGLVLEYDAESGMALIQQRNNFKPGQEVEFFGPDNTFFKQIVGELWDEAGNKLDVARHPLQRVRMKVDHPVAYFDMMRKRK, from the coding sequence ATGGGAACCATGACCAAGCCCCAGTTTAAGGGCAAACGTTACCGTCTGGACAAACCGGAGCTCCTTGCTCCGGCGGGTAACCTGGAAAAATTGAAATTCGCCGTGCACTATGGTGCGGATGCAGTCTATATCGGAGGACAGAAATACGGTCTGCGCTCCGGAGCAGATAACTTCAGCTTCGAGGAAATGCGCGAAGGTGTGGAATTCGCCAAGAAATACGGCGCTAAAGTGTTTGTTGCTACCAATATCTATGCTCACAATGAAGATATCGCCGGGATTGAAGAATACCTGCGTAACCTATACGAAGCCGGAATCGCCGCTATTATTGTGGCCGACCCGGCCATTGTCGATACTGCACGCCGGCTGGTACCGGGACTTGAGGTGCATCTCAGCACCCAGCAGTCCACCCTCAACTGGCAGGCAGTATCCTTCTGGAAAGAGGAAGGCCTGCCGCGTGTCGTTCTGGGCCGCGAGACCAGTCTGGAAGAGATCGCTGAGATTAAGCAGCATGTCGATATCGAAATCGAAAGCTTCATCCACGGGGCTATGTGCTCCTCGTATTCCGGACGCTGTGTATTATCCAACCACTTTACGGACCGCGACTCCAACCGCGGCGGCTGCTGCCAGTCCTGCCGCTGGAAATATGATCTGTTCCAGGATGACCGTCCGGAAGGAGCCTGGGTGTCCGAAGAGGAACAGGCTGAGGCTGCTACTGCTGCACCGCAGCGCCTTCAGCCGGGGATAACCCAGTTGCCGCTGCATCAGCCCCAGGATAATCCGTTCTCCATGGGCTCCAAGGACTTGTGCATGCTGGAAAGCATCCCCGATCTGATTGAAGCCGGCATTGACAGCTTTAAGATCGAGGGCCGGATGAAGTCAATCCACTACGTGGCGACTGTCGTGAATGCTTACCGCAAGGCCATTGATGCCTATATGGCCGATCCGGAGCATTACGAGCTTAAGCCGGAATGGCTGGAAGAATTGCAGAAGGCGGCCAACCGTCCGCTGAACACCGGATTTTTCTACGATACACCGGATCATGAGGATCATATCTATGAGCCTGAGGAAAAGGCGGCGCCTTATGATTTTGCAGGGCTAGTTCTGGAGTATGATGCTGAGAGCGGCATGGCGCTGATCCAGCAGCGTAACAACTTTAAGCCGGGGCAGGAAGTGGAATTCTTCGGACCGGATAACACATTCTTTAAACAGATTGTAGGGGAACTATGGGATGAGGCAGGGAACAAGCTTGATGTGGCCCGTCACCCGCTTCAGCGCGTGCGCATGAAGGTCGATCACCCTGTAGCTTATTTTGATATGATGCGGAAAAGAAAGTAA
- a CDS encoding methyl-accepting chemotaxis protein, translating into MRKNSKKPVDKQQVEPSRTDVDQSTGKGKGKLQSIGKIRDMGFKGVLNSSVSQVKKVDPIKSVGVKLFLIFLSSIVAVVLLLGLLSYSKAKNTIKDNVSEANRQTIIQTSDKLDITLKQYENMALQLYFDTQMQSDLSDLLSAKSNYDKFVATDSISKKLSSQTTTDSNIVAISLIPQSADEAVITSGNSGLKMDGIRDQEWFKKVTASNTEYKSYYSDETAAPQNYWFSTSVEGDGGKNVAMVRSLKTMGSATGYVIMLELKNTLLEEAFKSVSLGDGSRVQLVDPNGTVIASSVPAEDGVASEFGFIKDSKNKNNSQEAKDSNGKDVLAVFSTLTKADWKLTGVVPTGELVKAAKPILFTTYMAALASALLAVLLGFWMVQMIAKPVARLKDLMVEGAKGDLSVRTEFTSKDEIGQLSASFNMMMERITELVAQTTDTAREVLETAGELGDASRKTAVSAKEIAAATEEIAGGAGSLALEAERGNELTDLIGTQMQNVIAANAEMDEAARGVGEASGLGAKQMEDLLKQTGRTGEMTSALVDRVNNLKDTVYSVMKVLDVMKNITQQTNILSLNATIEAARAGEAGRGFMVVADEVRQLADQSKQSIALVAGIIDKIVTEMNETVNVLSEVAPLFKQQMTSVKSTSDIFVSVQAQMEDFIASLESVTGAIGSLSHSQGVLSDAMGNVSAVAQQSSATSEEVASLSNEQQNVSDQLVSLSGKLEVASNQLKDKLAMFTI; encoded by the coding sequence GTGAGAAAGAATAGCAAGAAACCGGTGGATAAACAACAAGTAGAACCAAGCCGTACAGATGTAGACCAGTCAACTGGCAAAGGCAAAGGTAAACTCCAGAGTATAGGTAAGATAAGGGATATGGGCTTCAAAGGAGTGCTGAATAGTTCAGTAAGCCAGGTCAAGAAAGTCGATCCGATTAAGTCCGTAGGCGTCAAGCTGTTTCTGATTTTCCTGTCTTCCATTGTTGCTGTCGTGCTGCTCCTGGGTCTATTGTCTTACTCCAAGGCTAAGAATACAATTAAAGATAATGTCTCGGAAGCGAACCGGCAGACGATTATCCAGACCTCGGATAAGCTGGATATTACGCTCAAACAATATGAGAATATGGCGCTTCAGCTGTATTTTGATACACAAATGCAAAGTGACCTGTCGGATCTGCTATCCGCCAAGTCCAATTATGATAAATTCGTTGCTACAGATTCGATCAGTAAGAAGCTGTCGAGTCAGACGACCACGGATTCCAATATTGTGGCGATCTCCCTGATTCCGCAATCGGCAGATGAGGCTGTCATCACGAGCGGAAATTCCGGTCTCAAGATGGATGGGATCAGAGATCAGGAGTGGTTCAAAAAGGTTACGGCCAGCAATACAGAGTACAAGTCCTATTATTCGGATGAAACTGCCGCACCGCAGAACTATTGGTTCTCAACATCTGTTGAAGGTGACGGCGGCAAAAATGTCGCTATGGTAAGATCGCTCAAGACTATGGGCTCGGCTACAGGTTATGTTATCATGCTTGAGCTCAAGAACACCTTATTGGAGGAGGCCTTCAAAAGCGTATCGCTTGGGGACGGCTCGCGGGTTCAGCTCGTTGATCCAAACGGTACTGTTATTGCATCCTCGGTTCCTGCTGAAGATGGTGTAGCTTCAGAATTCGGCTTCATCAAGGACAGCAAGAACAAGAACAACAGCCAGGAAGCTAAGGATTCAAACGGCAAAGATGTGCTGGCTGTATTCAGTACATTAACCAAGGCTGACTGGAAGCTGACAGGTGTTGTCCCAACAGGAGAACTAGTGAAAGCAGCTAAGCCGATTCTGTTTACAACTTATATGGCTGCTCTTGCATCCGCTCTGCTTGCGGTGTTACTCGGCTTCTGGATGGTTCAGATGATCGCCAAGCCGGTGGCCCGCCTGAAGGATCTGATGGTGGAAGGTGCGAAAGGCGATTTGAGCGTACGAACAGAGTTTACTTCAAAAGATGAAATTGGCCAGCTGTCCGCTTCGTTCAATATGATGATGGAACGGATTACCGAGCTGGTTGCACAAACGACAGATACCGCACGTGAAGTCCTGGAGACCGCCGGCGAGCTTGGCGATGCCTCCCGTAAAACGGCTGTATCTGCGAAGGAGATTGCCGCAGCTACCGAAGAGATTGCCGGCGGTGCAGGAAGTTTGGCACTGGAAGCTGAGCGTGGCAATGAATTGACCGACTTGATCGGTACTCAAATGCAAAACGTCATTGCTGCCAATGCCGAGATGGATGAAGCGGCACGCGGTGTCGGGGAAGCCAGCGGACTCGGAGCGAAACAGATGGAAGACCTGCTCAAACAGACAGGCCGTACCGGAGAAATGACCTCCGCATTAGTAGATCGCGTCAACAACCTGAAAGACACCGTGTACTCGGTAATGAAGGTTCTTGATGTTATGAAAAATATTACGCAGCAGACCAATATTCTGTCACTGAATGCTACTATTGAAGCAGCAAGAGCGGGCGAAGCGGGACGCGGCTTTATGGTCGTCGCGGATGAAGTCCGGCAGCTGGCAGACCAGTCCAAGCAGTCGATTGCGCTGGTAGCAGGAATTATTGATAAGATCGTGACAGAAATGAATGAAACGGTGAACGTTCTGTCTGAAGTGGCACCGCTCTTCAAACAACAGATGACTTCTGTAAAAAGCACCAGTGATATCTTTGTTTCTGTACAGGCTCAAATGGAGGATTTCATTGCCAGTCTGGAGTCCGTAACAGGCGCCATTGGCAGCCTCAGCCATTCACAGGGTGTATTGTCTGATGCGATGGGCAATGTAAGTGCAGTCGCTCAGCAATCGTCTGCGACTTCTGAAGAAGTGGCTTCACTCAGCAACGAGCAGCAGAACGTGAGTGATCAGCTCGTATCTCTGTCCGGCAAGCTGGAGGTTGCTTCGAACCAGTTGAAAGACAAGCTGGCGATGTTCACAATCTAA